The Ciona intestinalis chromosome 9, KH, whole genome shotgun sequence genome contains the following window.
TTTTAAGAGAACAgctgaaaataattaaaaaacagaatCTGGCACTacgatattttataaaacaggcTTCAGTACAACAtgaacttaattttaatttcacaaCCAATTTaacgtatttaaaaaaacaatgccTAATTATCTCCTAAACTACTGATGTTCTGTTGTTCAAGATCTGGCTCTGCAAAATTGAACTCTGGAAACTTCAGAGGATCACCAACATTGTACATCTTTGACAATCGGTCAATGGCATCGTCTTTACTTTGTTTGTAATCTGGACCCACTTCAACTGGACCACCACCTTGCTTGGCACTTAAATCCTTGTACTTTTTGAtctaataaattaatttcaaattaatcATGGCTGTCCTATTATCATCTTccttataatatatataactcatTCATTTACACTAGCATTAGGAATTTACTtccaaacaaaatgtttttttggggaCCTTAGGTACTCTTTGTAATGTATCATTACATTTTATAGGTTCATAATATAGGTATAAGTATAACATATTAGCTATACAATTTGAAATCTGGCAGCTTGTGTGTTGTGACTACTAGAAGTAGGAATTTGCCTAAAAACTGGCAGGTATAGCCTTTGAtaacgataaaacaaaaatgagaaACTTCAAATGAACCACTAAATCACACACATTTGAGGCTGGTTTTAGTTCTACATGACAGGTATTTATACCAATCGTAGCATAAGTGATGTAACTATTAGTTGCCATGCAATTCACCTTATACAGTACGGTACTGTACGTCTGTACCTAAAAAATTCCgcaagtttttaacaattcagAATAACAACCTTTGCACAGGCCGTCTGTACTCaatattgctgttttaaacCATGATATATTACGAGAATTATATTCGTAAATCCATGCAAAAATGAACTTTTCAATTTATGCCAGCAAAACCTATACACTGCTACAAATATCTAGAACTATTTTACTTTCAAACACCTTACATGCTACTATAAAACTAGTGTTTTCAAAACTGTCAATTTTAAAGTaacaatttaatgaaaaacgGTATATTATACCTGGTCAACAAAGATTTGTTGCACGGGGTCCAGCTTGCCCAATGCAATTGATGAAGCACCGAAATTTCTTGAGTAAATTTGACGTGAAGAAAATGATTTCAGGACTCCCGAAAAAAGCTTAACACCAGAACTAGATGCCATTTTAATGTTTCTGCACATGAACGCACATTAGATTCATTTAAATCACAAATATTAAACCAGTAAGCAAAGAAATAAACCAATAACTTACCGAAATGAAAATCGAAAAATGTCGAAACGCAAAATTCGTGAATAGTTTGCCGACCTTCACGTTTGTCAGTGTTTCcggatttattttaaaccgtAGAGCTACAGGCTGCCGAAAAATACAACAGACTTATACATGAGTGTTTGAATACTTTTAAAGGCAAATATAATTTTTCAGATGTTAATTTCAGTTCAAATACCTTACTGCAAGTCTAATAGTTACTTGAAATACTTTACAAACTTAATTTGACAACACTGCTATCGGTAACCGTCATCTTTGATCCCTGATTACTAGAGCGAAGCAACTTGTTTAAGCGTGACCACCGTAGAAaacttcaaaatatttttaaattttgagaAGAGAAACGTTGAAAACAGACTGTGGTAAGTTATTAAAAGTGATATACTTTAATTTCGGTTTATTTATGGTAAAATTGTGTTAAGCTAAGGTGGTACTTTTGgcttattttaaatcataCGGGTTGACCAAACTGCCAGTCGTACATAAAACTCGGGtacctaataaaactacaggttgcaaatattttgattgttttgACCAGAAACGGTACGCGGCCACGTCCAATAGATGTCAAATGACCATACGAGTTTAACAGACCAAGTTTTGGTCCGATACCCGGAATGGTTTTTgagttatgtttaaaaaaccatTACgcggttgcagatattttggttgTTTCGATATCTCAAAAACCATTTGAGGTATGAgaccaaaagttggtttgttgaACTCGAATGGTCATTTGACATCTATTGGACCTGGTCGCATAGCATTTATGGTCAAACTAcccaaaatatttgcaacctTTTGCAACCTGTAGTTCTATTAGGGACCCATAAAACTCCAAAAAGAATAAtcagaaagttacatatgtggtaactcattagCATGCAAGGTGTGTGAATCAGAACACCCGCAAAGGTACATGAGTTagatttattcattcttgTAAATTTACAGTCCAAAAAATTGAGATGAATGAACCAGAAAATACTGAAGATCTTCGGCGAAGTGGGAGTTCTTGTTCAGGGGCAAGCATCTCTTCGTATTCCTTGGTTCAAAGCACAATGAAAGATCTCTTCCATGTTCAACAGAACACATTGGAAAGGGTCCGGCAAACTGCAGAGCGACAGAAACAAAACTACGTCTCAAAATCTGAATATGAAGAAGTCGCATTTAGTTTAGAACATGAAAGATTGGAACACTCGAAAACCAAACTTATCTTGGAGCAAGAGGGAGAAAAACTGAAGTATGCACAGAATCAAATTGAGATCTTGAAGGAACAAATGAGCAAGGCAGCAAAAGAGCATGATACTATTGCTAAAACCCTGCAAAGTAAATCTTCAAGGGAGACCAAGAGATGTGATTATCTGTTGGAGAAATGTTCAGCCGCAGATGAGGAACTTCAGCGATTAAATGATTGCCTATCTTTAAAAGACAATGAGATCTCATCATTGAAACAGAGGCTCAAGTCGCAGAAGGACAACCATAAACAAACACTTGCTGATATTGATATCAATAAAATGCAAGAAATGTACATGGCAAAAAGTTTAAGTGATTCACTAAGGAAGTCCAAAAAATGACTTTCCATAAACACGGACTCTTTATAACACTgtgcaataaaataacataactgTAATGTCGTGttctatttacaaaatatttttatttgtgtttgcGCAAGGTTTCGAGCAAACGTTTCCATGCTTCTTATTGTTATGTGGCTTTGCGTAAAATAACCtattaatatttgaaaatgttcattaaatattaatgcatATGCTTATTATCCAGCCTGACTTTACCCGATGAACTCATTTCATTGAGCTTCTTAGTAAAcagcaaatatataaattccaatcatgttttaaagttaGGTATTACGGAAGTAGATTACACAAGAATTAAATTTACCGGTCtgtgtaaaagtaaaacagcaTGTTTTCTGGTGTTaactgttattaaaataacatacacagtttaaatgtaaggtcacattttattacataaatgCTAAATCAACCAAAGGTATGATACTGTGGTGCCAAGTGAAAAAGAAGTTGTAAATTATTGATGCCATCCCTCGTAGCCCACACATTTCCCTTAACATCAACACTCCATTATAGTAAAACACAGTTTTCCATAAAAGCTAAGCATACGTAGCACCAATTCAAATACTATTGTGAAAAATGCGGGCTTGAGTTAATGTTTAACTGCATTAAAATGTAATCTCAAACCACTGtccttttaaaacatgataaaatTTGACCGCTTATTTTTGGGTACACATTGCGTTAAATTGGTTAATACAAAGTCAAAACCAATCAATTAAAATTAGGTACTCTGCAATACTGGTTACAGTCGGTACTAATCGTCACGACTAAACTAGCGATTCACAGTGCACAATCTACACGACAAAATCATCtaaaacataagaaaatagaagatCTTAAGGGAATGTACCCGTAGTTCAACTGAAAACGGATTTAGTACAGAAAGGAATACAATtgagaaaaatagaatttcGTCACAGGTGGGGTAATACAGAAAGGTGTTATTTATAGGTCTAAGCTGAGAGTTGTACATATGCAGCAACATTACTAAGttaatttacaaaagcgaGTAATCAGGTATGGCATAGCGGGCATGGTGTGCAAAATTTGGAGCTTTAATTGCTATCTTTAAGaggttaatttaaataatatgcaGTAGGTCATTATTTTGAATGTGTAACTACAAGACGAGTTACAAGTTAAGTTGAGTTGTTTGAGCAAAAGAATAATGAATATGTAGCACCAATAGATATAAAGAtaagacaattaacaataatgctatgcaattaaaacataataaaacagCTCATTTCACATTAGTGAGCGcagtaaaaaagaacaaaatttaaaagcgTGTAATATAGTATTGTACGCTATACAGAATACTGGAACTTAGGCAAACAAGAGATATACATTATTTATTAACTACATCCCATTGTTGGTAGTATGTTgacgcacacacacacacccATGGTGCACTCTGCCGTATAACACTTAAAAGCAATAAGCTGGTCTTACACACAGTGAAAAGAGGATTAAAACAGCCTGCTGGTTTCTCAAGCATATGCACATGCTGAACAGCCTTTAAATACCACCATATGTAAGAATATAGTACTGAGCTAAGTGAAAAACCACATGCCTGATTAAACATAATGCCAAAGAAATCAATAGAAGGAAAATCAAGGGTCTGAGTGTAAAAATGATCCAAATGGACTTGCGTGTCTAGCGCATGAATGTGAATTTAGCGTCGTATTGATTGGGAGTTTCGTAGTAAAACTAACGATCAATAACACCTGGAAAGCTGAACATCATCTTTTTATATACGTGACGTCCTATCAACTGAATACACAAAGGCCACAACAGGCGGTGGTGACAATGTGCTCACATGGTACGTAAACCCCTTTGTTAGCCAGCGCTggtaacatttaaagaattgaaaTTTGACTCCCGTAAACTGAATTATACACGCTCCACTGTGCGCGAGTTCTTTGAAAACTTAATGTCGGTTTAAATAATGACGCCACCAATGTTTGTCATATACCCTGAATCAGCCTTCTATGAAATTACAGCCAATTATGGTATCGGCAATTTAAGTAACTTTCAGAGCGACATAATGTTTTGCAGTCTTTTAAGATTCAAGCCCTTAGATACCAAAACAGATGTATATTTAGAGTGAAATAGCAAAACCCAGATATATTCTAACTTCTAAGCCCTTGAAATGCCAAACAAATTTAAGCCTATCAAAACGAGCAATCGTTATGCCCTTATGGGCTCAAGTGTATGTGAAGTGGGGTTGTGGAAGCTGTGTACACAAACCTATCACAAACAAACCAACTGCTTTTGCGACGCGAGCATGTCAAGTTTTGCAATTAGCTAAGCCTGCGGTTACACAACATGGCACTTAGTTAAGCTTAATGAGGAAAGAAAAGCCTATTTATGGAGCCAAGGTCACTCCAGGAATTCAAAACAAGAATGGCAGCTCCAGCAAATATCTCACACACATGCTAAAACATGGCATACTGCTACTAATACAGCTACTCACCTTACAACACAAGACTGTTAGGGTTAAGACTTAATCTCTAGTATAGTTGGGTCGCGCTCTAGCACGCTCAGGATTATGCGATCTAAATAGTCCCGCAGTTGGTTATTTATCTGCTCCTGTTTCTTCAGCTCTTCCATAAGATCATCTTTAGATGCATCAGATAATTCCCGAGCAATAGATTGATCCCCATTCATTAGGGATCGAACATCAGTGATGTTCTGAGCAAGCTGATCATTCAGCTCTTCATTTGTAAGCTTAAGTTTATCATTCTCGCTCCTTAGGTCCTCTACATGAGCCTGTAAGCTCGCAGACTGGGGATTAGTTCTTAAGAGGGCAACCTGCTCATCTAAAACTTCTTTTTCATTCTGTGTAGATTCGAGTTGACTTTGTAGACAACCAAGCATTTCTTGCAGTCGTTGTTGCTCAGTGTCATGTTTATCTTGTTGTAATGTGAACCTCTGGTTTAACCTGTGGATTAgtcaaaaactttaataaaatttttacattacattagCATGGTATTGTCAGTGTACTGTAGTGTATAGGTAAATGAGCTTTTCTATTGTATCATACTGGCACGGATTTTTTCCAACAGGCCCTATGGTTAAGCACCCCAGTTTTACAACTAcaacagcttttaccctgctgttaagtccatacaaacaagcagcCAAAGTATactgcattcaccacattaacaACTATTGTGTTACTGCATTTTAGCAATGTGTATGTCACTAAAGATTTTAcctaacatttaaaaatgtgaCAATCACATAATATTACTGACACAGATACTTTGACACCAATATTAGGTTGCttaatgtaaaatgttatCCAAAAAAAAGGTAATACAACCTTCTGTATTCTTCGTTAGTTTCAACCAACTGTTGTGTAAGTTCCTCGTTCTTGCTGAGTGACTTTGACTGATCTCTCTTGGCTTCCTTAGCCATGCTCTTCAACTGACCAACTTCTATTTCAAGTCGATCATTCTCACTTGTTTTTAAATCCAACCGACCTTGAAGAACCTACCATAATTGCATGTAGCTTTAGTGACATTACTTCAATACTAATACTCTTCAGCACTTTTCCAtttgtttatacaaaactaGTAAATTGCTTATAGAAAATATAGCTTATGAATTACAATTACCCACCTTactaaaagttatttaaattttaaaaacctacATTACTGTACCAGACTGCTCGTTAACATGTAACTTTTAGTTCAGACTTATATATTGTTCTTCGCAATGAGTGTGAAAAAGACCTTTTGGAAAACTGTTTGtgcttaaatttataaatataacacacaCCTGTAGTTGAAGTTCCTTTTCACGTTCCAGTTTCGATTGTAAATCCTCTAACTTATGAGTAGCATCCAATCTTGCCTCCTCTGCCCGATCTGTGAGGTCTTGAACTTTTTCTTCCAACTCCATCACACGACTGTTTAGTCGCTCGTTTTCACGCTTCATTGACTCGTATTGTAACTGGATGTTTTTCTCCTCTGACAGCCGAGAAACATGGTCCTggaataaacaatttatatcgTATTACACTCATGACTGTGAGTCATAGGAAACCTTATTGATTGTGAAGATGCAATAGACTTTGGCTGTGATTGTTTATAACtaaaagctattttacacTAAAATTGTGGGGTGCTTAGGAATATGATGTCACCCATTGTCATGGCACTTTACCAACACTGATGTTTTATCATcaatgaaaattataaatcttGAAAATATAGCCAAAAAGTGAACTGATCATGTAGTGAACTACCAATACAGTTCCGCAAAGATAAATGTGTAACAATTACGAAAGACTATTTTctaaacttacttttaaactGTCTACTTTCTCGGACAGATCTTCAAACTCAGACGACACAGAAGATGTGTCTTCACATTTATCATAAGATAGTGGAACGGAAGGCAACATTCTTCCTGGAGTAAGACTGTGAGCTCTTCTGTGTGACCTTCTGAAACTGCCATGCCTTTCAAAGTTATCAGACCTTGCATCATACGGCCTATTCGGACTTAAATGTTTGGGTGATTCTCCAAATGCCTCGAAATTCTCCATCTCTGTAACAAGCTCGTCCTCTGGGATATCGTATTCGTTATATGTGTTCTCTGGATCGGAAACAGACTCCTCATCCTCAGATCTGCCCTGAGTTTGGTCTTTTAAGTTCCCGCCCTGCAGGTGATTGACAGCTGAGCAGAACTGCTCAAAAGAGATTCTTCCTTCCCTCTCAGGGTCCAAGACCTCCTGTATTGCGTCGAGCGCTTTACCGTTAAACTGTTCTGCTAGATTGTGGGctaaatattctgttaataTATATCCATCACCATCTGGATTACACAGCTCAAACACCCCTCTAAGTTGTTCTCCATCACCAGCCATTACACATTTTTCAGGCTTGGCTTTTGAACAGACCTAAGAACAACTATGAACATAAACATggcaaattttgaaatttctaACAATTTTACCTATCCCAAAATTACACTAATCCATATACTAACTTAGTATTGCTAGTCACTATTGTTGTAGGAAAGGCATACACCACGACACTTGAAAATTACAATTGCCTGATTGTCACTTTCATTTCCGCACAATGAAACGTAATACAAAGCCAAGCGTGGTTACTATTTACATTGGGCAAGCTCTTTATAAAAGACGCCAATAAGAGTATAAGACCGCGCGTGATATTTACAATTCACGTTTACACAGACAAAGATAGAACCGCCTATATTTGCTATTCCcttataaaacacattgtatCTCAATATATTATTACCGTTTGATAAATGAATATTAGTTACTATAAGTCAATCATTTTTAACTTCTGACAACTCATTACTTGCGTAGAATATCTTGTCTTGCCTTGTTTGACTCTGCCGCGGGCCTCAACCTTAAATCAGCTTGCATTTGATGACTAATAACCACAACTGCGCAGACAACGGACTACGGCTCTGTTGTTAGGCAGACTGACAATTACCCTCAGGTAATGAGAAAAGAACTGAGTAACCTTGttcaaaaaagtatttatataggGAGTCATAGAAACCTTACGAAATTAGAAACACCGGTGCCCTAGAATTATTTGGGGAGTTTTATAGTTACCTTTGCTAATTTTgcagtttagttttaattacatCGCAGAAATGTAtcttaaaaaatgtatgttttctGGTTAACTTCCAAACTACTATGAAAGGCTACCCTTTAAACGAAACACATTCTGCGTGTACCTTACAGAGGACCAGaagtagtttttataataaattattatacaaTGCTATACGGCTATAAGCTTCTTTTCGTGGCGATTTCACTTGCTTagtatgtatagtagagtaggggaagatgggacacctttagcacattatttctaaatatcctgatcgtgttttgtacaactaacaacggtctatgggagtcgtgagggtacagttttataattctttgaatatttcttgtttatacctaatgggacgagaaaatggaatgaaaaggtgtcccatttccccccaacctactatatggtCTGTAGGCTTGGTTCT
Protein-coding sequences here:
- the LOC100183502 gene encoding spermatogenesis-associated protein 24 isoform X2, with translation MNEPENTEDLRRSGSSCSGASISSYSLVQSTMKDLFHVQQNTLERVRQTAERQKQNYVSKSEYEEVAFSLEHERLEHSKTKLILEQEGEKLKYAQNQIEILKEQMSKAAKEHDTIAKTLQSKSSRETKRCDYLLEKCSAADEELQRLNDCLSLKDNEISSLKQRLKSQKDNHKQTLADIDINKMQEMYMAKSLSDSLRKSKK
- the LOC100178780 gene encoding ATP synthase-coupling factor 6, mitochondrial-like codes for the protein MASSSGVKLFSGVLKSFSSRQIYSRNFGASSIALGKLDPVQQIFVDQIKKYKDLSAKQGGGPVEVGPDYKQSKDDAIDRLSKMYNVGDPLKFPEFNFAEPDLEQQNISSLGDN
- the LOC100183502 gene encoding spermatogenesis-associated protein 24 isoform X1, with translation MQVQKIEMNEPENTEDLRRSGSSCSGASISSYSLVQSTMKDLFHVQQNTLERVRQTAERQKQNYVSKSEYEEVAFSLEHERLEHSKTKLILEQEGEKLKYAQNQIEILKEQMSKAAKEHDTIAKTLQSKSSRETKRCDYLLEKCSAADEELQRLNDCLSLKDNEISSLKQRLKSQKDNHKQTLADIDINKMQEMYMAKSLSDSLRKSKK
- the LOC100180447 gene encoding rab11 family-interacting protein 3-like, with product MAGDGEQLRGVFELCNPDGDGYILTEYLAHNLAEQFNGKALDAIQEVLDPEREGRISFEQFCSAVNHLQGGNLKDQTQGRSEDEESVSDPENTYNEYDIPEDELVTEMENFEAFGESPKHLSPNRPYDARSDNFERHGSFRRSHRRAHSLTPGRMLPSVPLSYDKCEDTSSVSSEFEDLSEKVDSLKDHVSRLSEEKNIQLQYESMKRENERLNSRVMELEEKVQDLTDRAEEARLDATHKLEDLQSKLEREKELQLQVLQGRLDLKTSENDRLEIEVGQLKSMAKEAKRDQSKSLSKNEELTQQLVETNEEYRRLNQRFTLQQDKHDTEQQRLQEMLGCLQSQLESTQNEKEVLDEQVALLRTNPQSASLQAHVEDLRSENDKLKLTNEELNDQLAQNITDVRSLMNGDQSIARELSDASKDDLMEELKKQEQINNQLRDYLDRIILSVLERDPTILEIKS